A region from the Triticum aestivum cultivar Chinese Spring chromosome 3D, IWGSC CS RefSeq v2.1, whole genome shotgun sequence genome encodes:
- the LOC123080959 gene encoding disease resistance protein Pik-2 codes for MEATAISIGKSALSGVLKYAQSAVAEEVALQLGVQRDHSFVTEELEMMRSFLMAAHNDRDDNMVVRTWVKQVRDVSYIVEDCILDFAVHLEKQSWWRIPRTMVARHRVAKQMKELRAKVEDVSQRNQRYHLIKGSSSKPASAVGQPTISSATMSASHDARLKWQKARMDLLNLINYKGDALRVIALWGTSSSDLQEMSIIESAYEDAIIYKNFDCCALITLTCPFSQTDFIRSMVRQIYNNSFQEMGEEENTTIGAQILKMMAPVTEDGLAYEFKRYLNDKSYLIVLNKINTIEDWDCIKTCFPDNKKGSRIIVSTEQVEVASLCIGAGDEALVRRKLFADQSLYAFYSKVSQEGRN; via the exons ATGGAGGCGACGGCCATCAGCATTGGTAAGTCTGCATTGAGCGGGGTACTCAAGTACGCCCAATCGGCTGTGGCAGAGGAGGTCGCTCTGCAGCTTGGTGTCCAGCGTGACCACTCCTTCGTCACTGAAGAGCTCGAGATGATGCGGTCATTCCTGATGGCTGCGCACAACGATCGAGACGACAATATGGTGGTCAGGACTTGGGTGAAGCAAGTCCGCGATGTCTCCTACATCGTCGAGGACTGCATCCTGGATTTTGCCGTTCATCTTGAGAAACAGTCTTGGTGGCGCATCCCTCGCACAATGGTAGCTCGGCATCGTGTGGCGAAGCAGATGAAGGAGCTCAGAGCCAAGGTGGAGGATGTCAGCCAGAGGAACCAACGGTACCACCTCATCAAGGGCTCTAGCTCCAAGCCTGCCTCCGCTGTTGGGCAGCCTACCATCTCCAGTGCGACGATGTCTGCCTCCCATGATGCAAGGCTGAAGTGGCAGAAAGCAAGAATGGATCTTCTCAACTTGATCAATTACAAGGGTGATGCACTTCGAGTGATAGCGTTGTGGGGCACAAGTAGCAGTGATCTGCAGGAGATGTCCATCATTGAAAGTGCCTATGAAGATGCCATCATATACAAGAATTTCGATTGCTGTGCTTTGATCACATTGACGTGTCCTTTCAGTCAGACAGATTTCATTCGAAGCATGGTTCGGCAAATCTATAATAATTCTTTTCAAGAGATGGGAGAAGAAGAAAATACAACTATTGGGGCCCAAATTTTGAAGATGATGGCGCCGGTGACAGAAGATGGTTTGGCTTATGAGTTCAAGAGATATTTGAATGACAAGAGTTATCTAATTGTACTCAATAAAATTAACACCATTGAAGATTGGGATTGCATCAAAACATGTTTCCCAGATAACAAGAAAGGAAGCCGAATCATAGTATCCACCGAGCAAGTTGAAGTTGCAAGCTTGTGCATAGGAGCAGGGGATGAAGCTCTTGTACGTAGGAAGTTATTTGCTGATCAGTCTCTTTATGCTTTCTACAGTAAG GTTTCTCAGGAGGGGAGGAATTAA